In Phaseolus vulgaris cultivar G19833 chromosome 10, P. vulgaris v2.0, whole genome shotgun sequence, a single genomic region encodes these proteins:
- the LOC137818922 gene encoding squamosa promoter-binding-like protein 8, producing MLDYEWGNPSSIMLTGNEETAAGASDQTHRQIFDHYASHSLIPDHFLHAPTHSNATTAAAATVDYTNHHHHFNPQPHHHHLNHHHHPFFDPRAFHGASSTSYPPTPSMLSLDPLPHVNAANCGPGPGPGPGGLLLVPKSEDVGRPMDFVGSRIGLNLGGRTYFSSEDDFVSRLYRRSRPAESGSAASSNSPRCQAEGCNADLSQAKHYHRRHKVCEFHSKAATVIAAGLTQRFCQQCSRFHLLSEFDNGKRSCRKRLADHNRRRRKTQQPSQEIQKSQPSLDNVARSPPDSGAQSSSVTVAVSPPDYFRQRPYQSTNPSTNSSSLFFSSG from the exons ATGTTGGACTACGAATGGGGAAACCCGTCTTCAATAATGCTAACAGGAAACGAGGAGACCGCCGCCGGAGCTTCCGACCAAACCCACCGTCAAATCTTCGACCACTACGCCTCACACTCGCTCATCCCCGACCACTTTCTTCACGCGCCAACACACTCCAACGCCACCACCGCCGCGGCCGCCACCGTCGACTACAccaaccaccaccaccacttcAACCCGCAaccccaccaccaccacctcaaccaccaccaccacccgtTCTTCGACCCACGCGCCTTCCACGGCGCGTCTTCCACCTCCTACCCTCCAACCCCATCCATGCTCTCCCTTGACCCGCTGCCCCACGTCAACGCCGCCAACTGCGGCCCAGGGCCCGGACCCGGCCCAGGCGGACTCCTCCTTGTTCCGAAGTCTGAGGACGTCGGGCGGCCCATGGACTTTGTCGGCTCACGAATTGGCCTAAATCTCGGAGGTCGAACGTATTTCTCCTCCGAGGATGATTTCGTGAGCCGTCTCTACCGTCGGTCTCGGCCGGCGGAATCGGGTTCGGCGGCTTCCTCGAACTCGCCGCGCTGCCAGGCCGAGGGATGCAATGCTGATCTGTCTCAGGCCAAGCACTACCACCGCCGCCACAAAGTGTGCGAGTTCCACTCCAAAGCCGCCACCGTTATCGCCGCCGGGTTGACTCAGCGATTCTGCCAGCAATGCAGCAG GTTCCATCTTCTCTCTGAGTTTGATAACGGAAAACGTAGCTGCAGGAAGAGATTGGCAGATCACAATCGCCGCAGAAGAAAAACTCAGCAACCATCTCAAGAAATTCAGAAATCTCAACCCTCTTTGGATAATGTTGCAA GATCTCCACCTGACTCCGGAGCTCAGTCGTCGTCGGTGACGGTGGCGGTGTCACCGCCGGACTATTTCCGGCAGAGGCCGTATCAGAGCACAAACCCTTCTACAAAttcaagctcactgtttttctCTAGCGGGTAG